The sequence TTTGACTTATGTGGGCAACGTGTCAAAGCAAGCTAAATATTATTACTGACATCAATATCAGtccattacaaaaaaaaaaatcagagaaaAAAACCATATGGCTGGCCCATATTAAACAATGTATAACATGCACATCAACAGACTCATAGAAGgctttattaatttaaaaaaaacaaGAGAAATAGGTTCTTGATCTGCAAAAATTTAAGTtgttgagattttaaaaatcaaaatgtcAAAGATTTATTTGGccttttctcttattaattttcACTTTTGATGAAAACTCAGGTAAAGTtgatttcacataaaattgatatttgagagctattagatgaaaatttagtcaaatcatcaAATCATCTAATTTTCAAATATCAATTTCACGTTAAGTCGATATGACTTTCCACCTTTAATTATTATCCTCAATCCCACTAAAATTTTCCCACTTAGTAGCCAATTGTGATAACGCATGAGTTGAAGAACCAGCATCTTTCTTCACTGCATCAGCAGCATAAGCTTTCAAATCCTCCATTCTTTTGCGCATTGCTTTACCTTCATCCTGCTCCATTAGACACTTTATCACCTTTGAAATTTCCTCCTTTTCAACAACACCATCTTCTCCAACATTCGGCCTCACCGCCACTTTGAGTCCATCAACTAACAACACAGCATTCATCCTCTGCTCTGCAAAGAGTGGCCATGTGATTATTGGAACTCCCACTTGCACACTTTCCAACACCGAGTTCCAACCACAATGACTCAAAAACCCACCAACTGAATCGTGACTAAGGATTTGTACTTGGGGTGCCCATGATGGCAAAACCAAACCTTTCTCTTTGGTTCTTTCTAGAAACCCACTTGGTAAAAATTTCAAAGGATCCTCCTTCTTTTGGTTGTCTAAGTAAGCAGCACTAGGTGAATCACTTGGTGCTCTAAGAACCCATAAAAATCTTTGACCACTCAATTCCAAACCCAAAGCTAGCTCATTGATTGCGCTCTGAGAGAGTGTTCCGCCGCTTccgaaagaaacatacaaaacAGAACTATGTGGCTGTTTATCCAACCATCTTAAACACTCTAATTCCTCATCACCATCATTGCTTGATGACCTTTTTTGTGTAATTGGTCCAACAGCATAAAAGCTGAAGCAACTTTTCTCCTTTGCAAGTGCTTTCATAGCAGCT is a genomic window of Arachis ipaensis cultivar K30076 chromosome B06, Araip1.1, whole genome shotgun sequence containing:
- the LOC107605310 gene encoding hydroquinone glucosyltransferase-like; its protein translation is MAKTTRIAVVTSPGLTHLVPILEFSKRFLELHPNFHVTCMIPSLGPHPDSTKSYLQTLPSNIHSILLPSINKQDLPQGAYPGVLIQKTVTRSLPSIRETLKSLTLREPLAALIADAYAFEALSFAKEFNFLSYIYFPSAVMALSLCLHLPKLDEQVTGEYKDLKHPIYLPGCVPVFGRDLPFPMQNRSSDAYKLYLERSKGFSNGNGFIINSFLELESAAMKALAKEKSCFSFYAVGPITQKRSSSNDGDEELECLRWLDKQPHSSVLYVSFGSGGTLSQSAINELALGLELSGQRFLWVLRAPSDSPSAAYLDNQKKEDPLKFLPSGFLERTKEKGLVLPSWAPQVQILSHDSVGGFLSHCGWNSVLESVQVGVPIITWPLFAEQRMNAVLLVDGLKVAVRPNVGEDGVVEKEEISKVIKCLMEQDEGKAMRKRMEDLKAYAADAVKKDAGSSTHALSQLATKWENFSGIEDNN